The Larimichthys crocea isolate SSNF chromosome XII, L_crocea_2.0, whole genome shotgun sequence region atgtgtatatgtgtgtgcagtttgtgtgtaaCAGGTGAATGTTTTGTGCTTTCTCTCAGCACGTTCGCTTTCAGGGTACAGGACATGGCAACCAGCTCTTCCTCCCAAAGGATTGGAGTTGTAGGATTCGGACATCTAGGTGTGAACTGCTGATATATTCTACATATCCTTTGCTTAAATGTATTCATCTGTATCATCTTCTATCATACAACTGTAATATACGAAAGTATATGAAagtatcctgtgtgtgtgtttcagggcaGTACCTGGTTGAGAGTATCCTTAAAGATGGAGCTGCTCTCGGTCTAACTCTGGCTTTTGTTTGGAACAGAAATCCTGACAAACTCAAAGGTTTAGTTCCTGATGAGCTCATACTTGGTAATCTGTCATCCTTTGCAAACAGgtgcgaacacacacacacacacacacacacacacacacacacacacacacacacacacacacacacacacacacacacacacacacgcacacacacacacacacacacacacacgtagaatAAACCCATGTGCAAAACACAGTATAAACATCTGATAGTATCTCTGTGTTACCAACACGTCCCATGACATCTTTGATTCAAGTTTTATGAATAataactgtgtgttttacaggCCATGTGACGTGATTGTAGAGGTGTGCCACCCACAGATAGTGAAAGAATTTGggcttcacttcctgtctcagtCTCATTTCAtggtgagattttttttgttgctgtctttgctttgattttgtagctatatcttgtttttattagttAACGATATGTTCTCATCTGGAAAGAGTGATGATATGTTAAACTGGGAAAGCTAGTGTATTTGACTGAGGTAAATAAGATGTGCTGCTCAATCTGGATCATTCCAAGGAAAAATATGTGATATAAGCAGTGTATATGTAATTTATATGTTTGTGATATACGGAGAGATAAATTAGCTTTGACAAATCAGATGACATTCTTCTAagtaatgtgtaaataaatgtgtttctaaaagaaaaatggCAAATGTAAGCTGACACAAACTGACTGTTGTGCCTCTGTGTCTCCTTCTCTCAGGTGGGCTCTCCCTCCGCCCTCTCCGATCATGATCTGAACCAGAAGCTGCGTCAGGCGGCCCAGAAGTATGGTAGGACATTGTACGTCCCCAGTGGTGCATTATGGGGAGGCCAGGACATCCAGAGGCTGAATGATAGCGGGGGACTGAAGGTAACACTGCTGTAGTGCAAATGTGGTGTTAGACAGAGCAGGGACAGGTACCAGTATGTCGGTACATACTCACCTTTATATCATTTCAATAATATCTGCTGGCCCTTCTTGTTGATCTTCTTGCTGCAAAATGGTAAATTCATCACAGCACTTACATTATTTGTTAAAATGATGTAAGACTTCTTGCAACAGAGAGCTCAATTTGGACCAGAGGAAAATGTcttgaataaaacattattctTGGAAcattaatatactgtagatattaTGTGGACGTGAACATATCAGTGGAAGTATAGAAGACCAGAGGTATCCTGTCTTTGTCAATTATACCCATAATTaaaattagaagaagaaaaaatgccagataaacagttattttattttaatactgaGCGTCCTCTGGTAATCCTTTTTGTGCTCTTCTCTTGACTTGTTTTCAGGCTTTGTTTATAAGAATGTCCAAGCATCCCTCCTGCTTCCGGCTGACAGGGGACATCCTCTCTGATTGGACGGAGGGAGAGGGCCGACGAGTTTTATTCAGTGGCTCGGTGGCAGAGTTGTGCCCACTTGCTCCAAACAACGTTAACaccatggcagcagcagcagtggcagcaggaaCACTCGGCTTTAGTGGTGTTCGGGGAGAGATTGTGTCTGACACAGCGTGAGGCTTTTTAAATATCTGATAGATCTGATTCAGCCTGTCATATCCGCTTGAATCTCACTtttcatcttctcctcttcacGTCCCAGGTTAAGTGACTATcatgtggtggaggtggaggtgacagGGCCTGGTGGCTTTTCTGTACACACAGTGAGGAGGAATCCAGCCAGCCTTGGAGCTGTAACTGGCAGTGCAACATACAACTCCTTCTGGAATAGTTTACTTGGTGAGTCATGCACAGTTACTAAACACTTCCTTAAAAGATCCTGATGCATCCTGCCACAAGGCAGCAAGGCGTTGTATTTTGTAAGCTTATCACACCCTTGAATGAAAAAAGTGGAACTACAGCTCTCTGATTAAGTgttgtgaagtaaaaaaaacgcACAATATTTGagcatttattaatatttcctAAAGTTTAGGAGTTCAAGTgactatttttctctttttgcctGTCTGTAATAAAATGACTTACAAATGCCCAAAACATATTTAGCattatttccctctgaaatgcaTTAAAGTAGAAAGCTgcataaaacagaaatgctCAAATGGAAACAACGTAATTAATCTATCATAAAATAACTATTTATGTTTAGAAGTTAGAGGAAATATCTAATTTGTTTGTATGCAAATGAGTGATTTGTTGTTAATTCTGTATTTATcctttatatatactgtatattcttaTTACAGTTTGCAAAGGTCACGGTGGCAGAGTTTACTTGTGCTGAAGCAGACAAGAACACTGCGGGATTAACTACAACATCACAAGAAGGCCCACTTCTAGATAAATTGGATGGTTTATAGTGGATACGATTTATGAAAGGTGTCACTGGATTAATGTTACTTGAAAACCTAAAGACTCTTGGGTTTGTATTCTGTATATTTGTGTCCCAATAAACTGCATgcatacaaagaaagaaaatccattTATCATTTGTAATAATATACTTATaggtatatatatttaaactttattataaGATCATCTGGTGCAAGATTGTAACAAATGATAAAACTTACAGGAAGTACACGCCTGGTAAAAacgtttttttcccttttctttccatAATAGACAAATAGTCCTGATGTACTCCaattccttttccttttccagCACTGATGTCGCCATCTTGGGACACAGTCCCCAAtttttcctccatctgtctgacCTCTAGTCCTTTCACAAATAAATACTTGCCAAAACAGGGAAACTCAGAAATAACCATGcccacacaagcacacacagagacagataaaaagGAGTGTGAGGTTATTAATGGATAACGGAAGAcgctgaaagaaaatgtttatgtgtgtgtgtatgttctaCATTTAATTTCTATCCTGGGATGTTTTGTAGTAAACAAGGCATTTGtaaggaagaagaaaatgctACCAGGTGGACAGTTATATCTGAAGCAGTGGATAGTCAGCACACTGTtaagccaaaaaagaaaaagtgctcTTTGTGTGTCATCACAGCAAACTGACACTCACATGTGCATTTCTAAACCAGGAAGTGTAAAATGGTGACAAGCTGGTTAAAAGGAGGGCGTTGTCACTTTCCCTGCTCTGAGCCACCTTTAAATCAAGTATAAAATCCCCTCCAGATACTCATAATAATCTTCTGTTACTTTTTCATTGCTTTAGATCTATGTTATCCAGTGTTAGTACACTACAAAATCCAGCAATCctgatttgttttcagtgttgagCTGTCATTTAGCCCTTTCTAGCTGCTGCATTTACTCCACAAAGTAAACCTCTGCTTGCACTGCTGGTGTAActgaaacaataacaaaacatatcaaactgaccaatatttttttttaaatttctgagGTACGCATAAGTTGGGAAGACACTGACAGTGATGCATTTTTTCACAACAAGCCGATAATAAATTtatcactcacattcatacAACTGCACTCCTTTATAAAATTTGTGAGTGGATGGATGACTTCAACAATTGCCACAGATAAGGTTTTACTAGTGAGGtttaatatgtactgtatgtgtgtctgcgtgaCTCAGTTTTTCTCGCTCGTGACAACATTGCTATTTCCATTGACCCCATGTGCAGCAGAAGACTTGTTTTTGAACGGCAGGGCGTAGGGCTGGCGGATGTTCACCCGGTCCTTTTCTGCCTCCAGATCCTCATCGTAGCGTtcgtcatcatcgttgtccTCTCCCTCGCTGTGGTGGGGGGAGGAGTGGCGGGAcagagctggagatggtggCACAGAGGCTGGTCGCGGGTAACGGAAACCTGAGTTCTGAGGAAGGAGAATCAAAGGAGGTGTAAAGAATTTACTACTATGAAAGCAGGTGAAAGCTCACTACTCCCATCCAAAGACACACTTACTGAGGTGGGCTCATGAAGTTCATACATGTAGGTGTCAGGGAAGGCTTTAGCCAGGGCCATATGACGGGCAGAGGTATAGTACTAGTGcagaacacaagaaaaacaacatttatttatcttgaaTTTGTCACATGAACAAAATTTGTCCTTTGGGATTTGGAGTCTCACCTTGCCGAGGTATCTCCAGTCCAGGAGTTCGCTCAGACGCTCAGTCCGGTTCCTCTGGATGATCCGCTGGCGCCGGCTCTGCTTGCAGAACtgaaacaggaaggaagtgagCTGGTTACACGACTCGTCCACACCCCGAAATCGTCGGTCCAGGATGTAAATacctgcaaaaagaaaatgacataatGTAACAGCAAGCATCGATTATCCCTGTGTATCTTTTTAAAGACAATCTTTGAGGAGaattaagaatttaaaaaaaataaggtaGGAGAAACACACCATATGCTGAAGGGTCTGCTATGTGTTCCTCCATGAAACAGCCAAAGCCTGACAGGTTGGTTGAGATTGATGGAATTCCCATGACC contains the following coding sequences:
- the aspdh gene encoding aspartate dehydrogenase domain-containing protein, with the protein product MATSSSSQRIGVVGFGHLGQYLVESILKDGAALGLTLAFVWNRNPDKLKGLVPDELILGNLSSFANRPCDVIVEVCHPQIVKEFGLHFLSQSHFMVGSPSALSDHDLNQKLRQAAQKYGRTLYVPSGALWGGQDIQRLNDSGGLKALFIRMSKHPSCFRLTGDILSDWTEGEGRRVLFSGSVAELCPLAPNNVNTMAAAAVAAGTLGFSGVRGEIVSDTALSDYHVVEVEVTGPGGFSVHTVRRNPASLGAVTGSATYNSFWNSLLVCKGHGGRVYLC